CAAACTGCGGGCTCGATTGGCCAGGCAGTACCAAGGGCAAGGCGTTCCGGCGGCGCGGACGATTGGAGGATGGCTCAAGAAGCTGAAGCTCAGTCGCCGTGTTCGTCGGCGTTCCTGGAGCGGGCCCCCCATCCGGCGTGGGAAGTTGACGGTGGCCAAGCGGAACAACCCAGTATGGACCGTGGACTTCAAAGGGTGGTTTCGGACGCAAGATGGAAAGCGGGTGGAACCGCTGACGGTCCGCGATCTGCACAGCCGCTATGTGCTGAGCATCCGGTTGTTGCCCGACCAAAGGTGGGAGCCCGTGAGACGAATCTTCCAGCGTCTTTTTGGACGCTACGGCTATCCAGCGGTGATCCGCGTGGACAACGGGGGGCCGTTTGGATCGAACGGTCCCGCAGGGCTTTCGCGATTGAGCGTTTGGTGGACGGCAATGGGGATTTCGCTGGAGTTCATTGCGCCAGGCCACCCCGAACAGAATGGGGCCCACGAGCAAATGCACCGAGTGATGAAGGCGGAAACGACCCGCCCGCCATCGCACACTCGGCGCGCGCAGCAGCGCCGGATCGATCGCTGGTTGCGTGTCTACAATCAGATTCGCCCACACGAAGCACTGGCGCAAAGACCACCGGCCGATTTTTACCGTCCCGGCGTGCGACAACGAAGAACCGCCGTCGTGACCTATCCCCAGCAGTGGCTTGTTCGTCAGGTCAGGAGCAATGGGCAGATCAAGTGGCGCGGTCGAAAGCGCTTGATTGGGGAAGCCTTCGTTGGCTATCGCGTCGGGCTCAAGGCGGGCCGGAAGGACTGGGCAGTTTACTTTGGCAGTTTGCTGATTGGAGAATTGCGAGAGAGCGATGTGGGCGGCATGCGTCCAGCTCGGTATGCACGCCACCGGTGACGTCCACGCGTCCGGAACAAACTGAGATGGGAAACTCCCGATCGGCGCGGACGCCACGCCCTTCGGGCGGTTCCGCTGCGCGGTGAGTGCTGTCGCACTCACCGCTACGCTCCACCGCCCGAAGGGCGCTCTCCCGCAGGAAGGATGAAGCGAAGAAAGTGTTACCCATGTCTTTGCCCGCAGCCCCTCTCGGTCCTCTCCCCGCTCATGCTTCGCAGGGAGAGGAAGAATTCCTTGGGGACAGAGATCTCGGGGATCAGGACTTTCTCAGGTCCCTCTCTTCCCGTTCAGAAGGGCGTATTCCATCGAGTCCACCAAGGCTTGGAGCGAGGCCGAGATGATGTTCTCGCTGACGCCGACGGTGCCCCATTCGCGGCGTCCGTCGCTGCTGGTGATCAGGACTCGCGTTTTGGCAGCGGTTCCGGCGACACCATCGAGAATGCGCACTTTGTAGTCGATGAGATGAATGGCCTTGAGCTTGGGGAAGGACCGGGCCAGAGCGGATCGCAATGCGCCATCCAAGGCATTGACGGGTCCGTCGCCATCCGCAACGGTGTGATGTATGGTTTCCCGGACCCGTACTTTGACTGTGGCTTCGCAGATTGAGTCTTTGACGGAGCCGCGGGTGGAGACATGGTAGGCATCGACACTGAAGAGGAGTTCGGGATTTTTTTCCAGCACGCCGCGGATCAGGAGCGCGAGCGAGGCCTCGGCGGCTTCGTATTCAAAGCCCTGGCTCTCGAGCGCCTTGATGCGGCTGGTGATTTCACGGAGTTCGGGTTGATCCGCCTTGAGCGGGAAGCCGAGTTCCTGGGCTTTGACCAGGATGTTCGTGCGACCGGACATGTCACTGACCAGGACGCGGCGCGTGTTTCCCACCGATTCGGGTTCGATATGTTCGTAGCTGCGCGCCACGCGCTCGATGGCGTGGACATGAATGCCGCCTTTGTGGGCGAATGCAGTTTGGCCGACCCAGGGCCGGCGCGGGTCGTGCCGCAAGTTTGCGATCTCATCCACGAATTCGGAAAGTTCGCGCAGTTTCGGCAGGGATTTGGCCGGCACCCCCAGTTTCTTCAGTTTGTAATGAACGATGGGAATGACGCTGGTGAGGCTGCAATTGCCGGTTCGCTCGCCAAATCCGTTGATGGTGCCTTGGACCTGCGTGGCCCCAGCTTCGATACCGGCAATGGCATTGGCCACTCCGAGTCCGATGTCGTCGTGAGTATGGATACCCACACGCGTGTTGAGTTTGGACCGGGCGATCCGCGTGATGCGCTCGATCTCGGAGGGAAGGCAGCCTCCGTTCGAGTCGCACAAGCAGACGCAGTCGGCGCCGGCTTCCTCGGCCGCCTGCCACGTGGCCAGGGCGTAATCCGGAGAGTCTTTGAATCCGTCGAAGGAATGTTCCGCGTCATAGACCACGGTGCGTCCCTGGTCCTTGAGATACCGGATCGTGTCGCCGATCATGGCGAGGTTTTCGTCCGGCTTGACGCGCAGCACTTCGAGGACGTGCAGGAGCCAGGTCTTGCCGACGATGGTGATGACCGGGGCACGGGCGTCGAGGAGCATCCGGACTTGTTCGTCCTGCTCGACGCGCACGCCCTTGCGCCGGGTAAAGCCAAAGGCGGCGATGCGCGCTTGTTTCCACTTGCGCCGGCTGGCCTGAGCGAAGAATTCCAGGTCTTTGGGATTGGATCCCGGCCAGCCGCCTTCAATGGTATGAATTCCGAAACCATCGAGTCTTTCGGCAATGCGAAGCTTGTCCGCCAGGGAAAAATTGATGCCTTCGCCCTGGCTGCCGTCGCGGAGGGTGGTGTCGTAGATTTCGAGATCCGGTTTCATAAAAGCCCTAAAACGCGGGGCGCTTCGGGCAGGCGTTTCTAAGTCAAAGGAGGGTTGGACGCAACGGGCAATCGAGTTGGGTTCCCGGCTTGTCTTTCGGCAGCTTCGTGCAAAGCTCCCCCCCGTTCCGCGCCGAATGCAGTGGCCGCCCGCCGGTTTCGAGTGAGTGCTCAGCCGGGTGGATGGCACGAATGGGGCGCGTTCGTCATCATGTCATCCCTGGCAGAGAGGAATTTGGGCGCGCGGGGCGGTCGGTTGCTTCCGGCCCTCGTGCTGGCTTGTTGGGCGGTTGGGTTGATCCTTCCCGGATTGGCGCGGGCGGCCACCGGAGCTCACCGCGTTGCCGCGTACCAGCATTGGGAAGGCGCGCATTACTTGATCGCGGAAGACTTGAACTTGATTGCCGTGGTCATTCCTCAGATTGGGGGGAGGGTTCTTTTCTACGGTTTCTCCGGAGACAATATTCTTTTCGAGGATCCCACCGTGAGCGGGAAGACTCTTGCCACGCTGGAACGCGGGTCCTTCGGGGGATATCAACTGGATATTGGACCTGAACTGCGGGGCATCTCTGCGCATCCCCAGTTGTGGGCGGGGGTTTATCACGCGAGTTCCCCGAGTCCTTATCAAGTGCGGGTTTCGAGTCCGCCCGAAAGCGAGTTGGGGTTGCGGCTCGAGAAAGAATTCACGATGGATCCTGATTCCGGACGACTGGGCGTGACTCAAACGGTCAAAAACACGGGCTCCACTCCGGTTTCGTATTGTTTGTGGGATCGCACCCTTTGCGTCAACGGCGGCTATGCCATCATCCCTTTGAACCGCAAGAGCCGTTTTCCGGCCAAATGGTCGATCCGCACGGGCAAGCCGGGAAGCTGGCAATACGACGGAGTGACACCGGCCAGTTCGCGCGCGAAGGTATTGGACGGCATGCTGATTGTGGAGGCTCGAGGCGAGGCGACTAAGATTGGGGCGGATAGCGACGCGGGATGGATCGCTTACGTCAAAGGCAATTTGCTGTTTGTGAAGTCGTTTCCGTACGAACCGGGCGGGCGTTACACCGACGGCGGCAACTCGGTGGAGTTTTACTGGGACGAACGGGTGGCGGAACTCGAGCCGCTGAGTCCGGAAAAGCAGCTTGCGCCCGGGGAATCCTATGTCTTTCCCGAACAGTGGTCGTTGGTGCGATTGAACGAGCCGGTCACCAGCCATCGGGAGGCGCGCAAGGCCGCCAAGCGTGTCGAACCCTTTCGATTTTCAACCTCGCGGTAGACGGTGTTGTCCATGACTCCTGAAGAAGCCTTGACTTTGTTTCGAGAAAGCGGCGCTTTGCTCGACGGGCACTTTGTCCTGCGGAGCGGCCTGCACAGCCGGCAGTTCTTCCAATGTGCGCTCGCGCTCCAGAGGATGCCGGTGGTGGAACAATTCGGACGCGCGCTGGCGCAGTCCGCGTCTTCGGCCGGGGCGGTGACGGTGATCGCCCCGGCGATGGGAGGGCTTGTGATTGGACAAGAGGTGGCGCGTCAGTTGGGATTGAGGTTTATTTTTGTGGAGAAGGAGGAGGGGAAACTCGTGTTGCGCCGCAGTTTCAAGATCGCGCAGGGCGAACGTTGCCTCGTGGTGGAGGACGTGGTGACCCAAGGGGGGCGGGTGCGGGAGACGATGGACATTGTGCGGAATGCTGGCGGGTTGGTGGCAGGAGTGGCGATGTTGGTGGATCGTTCGAATGGCCGGGTGGATCTTGGGGTTCCTACTTTTTCTCTCATCCGGCTGGCGGTGGAAACATTTGATCCTGCCGCGCTCCCCCCTGATTTGGCGGCAATTCCGGCGGTGAAGCCCGGCAGCAAGTAGCGTTCAATTCATGGCCTATCGATCCTACGGGGAGTTTGTCGAGGCGCTCGACCGGGCGGGGGAACTCATCCGGATTTCCGAGCCTGCCGCCACGGAGTTGGAGATCACGGAGATCGCCGATCGAGAGATGAAGAAGCCGGGCGGCGGGCGTGCTTTGTTGTTCGAGAAGCCGACGGTTCAGGGAAAGGTGTCCGGTTTTCCACTTGCGATCAACACCATGGGATCCTGGAAGAGGATGGCCCTGGCGCTGGGGGCCGATTCGGTGGAGAGCGTGGCGGCGGAGTTAGGGGCGCTCGTCAAGGCCAAGCCGCCCACGGGTTGGCGCGATGTGGCCAGGCTGCTGGGGTTGGCGTTCGATCTTCGACATGCGCGTCCGAAACGGGTTGAGTCCGGTCCTTGCCAGGAAGTGGTGCATCGTTTCGAAACTCCGGCGCGCGCCGAGCGCTGGCCGCCCGCGCCTGGCGTGGATCGAGCAGGCGCGGCCGATGAGAAGTGTCCCAGCTTGCTTGATCTTCCGATTCTGAAGTGCTGGCCGCTGGACGGGGGCCGGTTTGTGACGCTGCCATGCGTGGTGACCCAGGATCCGGACACGGGGGAGCGGAACGTGGGGATGTATCGCATGCAGGTGTATGATTCCTGTTCCGCGGGCATGCACTGGCAGTTACAGAAGGTGGGCGCCCGCCATGGGCGCCGCTATTATGATTCTGGAACGAAGATGCCGGTGGCGGTTTTTCTCGGTGGCGATCCGGTTTATCCGTTCGCGGCGACAGCTCCGTTGCCGGACGGTCTGGACGAGTTTTTGCTGGCGGGTTATTTGAGGCGGCAATCGATCGAGCTGGTCCGATGCCTGACGTGCGACCTGGAAGTGCCTGCCAACGCCGACGTGGTCTTGGAGGGCTTCGTCGATCCCGCCGAGCCCTTGCGGGAGGAGGGACCGTTCGGCGACCACACGGGTTATTACACGCTGCCGTCGCCTTACCCGGTGTTCCATCTGACTGCGATCACGCATCGGCGGGACGCGGTGTATCCGGCCACCATTGTGGGAATCCCTCCCATGGAGGATTTTTACATCGGAGGCGCGAGCGTGAAGCTTTTCCTGCCGATCTTCCGCATGAATTTCCCGGAGATCGTGGATATCGCGCTGCCGGCGGAGGGGGTTTTTCACAACCTGGTTTTTGTTTCCATCCGGAAGACTTATCCCATGCAGTCCTACAAGATCATGCACGGCTTGTGGGGCATGGGGCAGATGATGTTCACGAAGTATTTGGTGGTGGTGGATGACGACGTCGATGTTCACGACACGCGGGAGGTGTTGTTTCGCCTGTGCGCGAACACCGACCCGCAGCGCGACACCTTGATGACGCGGGGGCCGGCGGACGTGCTTGATCATGCGACGCCCGTCGAGGGGGCGGGATCGAAGCTCGGCTTCGACGCCACACGCAAGCTTGCCGGTGAAGGACAGTCGCGCGTGTGGCCGCCCTTGATTCGGATGGACGATCGCGTGAAACGAGCGGTGGAATCCAAATGGTTGCAGTGGGCGGGACTGGCCCGTCGAACAACATGAGCAAAACAATGGTGACAATGTGGTCCGGAGGCATAGAGAAGGCGCGGGGCCTCTTCGACGAGCATGTGTTGCGCAAGGCGCGCTACCTCGTGGATCACGCCAAAGTTTCCAAGGTCGAGTTGATCGAGGATGGTAAGGGGGTGGCGGCGGACGTTCTCGGGGGAGCTCCCTACCGGAGTTCGCTTGTGCCGCTGCCGGATGGGGGGTGGAAAGCCGCCTGTAATTGCGCCCGCAAGGTGAATTGCAAGCACGCCGGAGCGGTATTCCTGACCGTCCTGGACGCGAAAGCCGCTGCCGCCAAGGCCACCTCGGCCGTTCCCGGGCGAAAGGAGACTCCGGCTGCGAAAGCAACCATTCCGCGCCGGCTCGCCCCGGATTCTCAGATCAAGTTTGGCACGTACGTCGCGGAGATTCTCGGCCGGCCTTTGACGGTGCAGGAGTCTTCCTTTTGCCAGCATGTGGACACCGTTTTCAGATTCCACAAATCCACGAATCACATTGATTCTTGGAGCCTTTCGCGATTGGGCATCAGGCTGGAGGCGGATCTCTACGGCTATTGCGAATTTGGTCCGCGGCCGGCGACCCACGTGGTGGAGTTTTGGCATTTCCTGGCCTACACGGCGCGCAACTACCGGCAGCCGGTTCCGGAGTTTTTGAAAGGGATCCCGATTCCGCCCGAGATTGAAGCGGAGACTTCGAGTTGGTACCGAAAGAAGCAGCTTCGAGTGTGGTTTCGGCGTTTGGATGCCGCGACTTCGGAACTGGTGGAGGACAGTGAAGATGGAAGTGCGCAGACCGTTCAAACGCACGAATTCCGATTGATCCTGGCTCGCGATGCCGCCTGCCTCGAACACCGCGTGGCCGGGCAGGAGAAGTTCGTCCGGTGCAAACTCGATTTCCTGCGCGGTCTCGATGAAGCGCTGTTGGATGGGGCACTGGCGGTGGAGGAATGGAGCCGTCCACTCGTGGACGCCTACCTGGCGAGTTACAAGTTGGAGCCGCGGGTGAAGCTGACGTATCAGGATGCCGAGACTCATGGATTCCTGTGCCGTTTATTCCGGATCAAGCCTCCGCCGGAGTTCATTGTGGGAGATTCGGGTGAGCCGGTTCAATTCATCGAGGAGCCGTTGCGCTGGGAAGTGACTGCTCCCGCCGAGGGGGGCGGGGATTATCAACTTCGATTGCTCGACCCGGAGGGAGCGCCTCCGCCGCCCGCGCTGGCGGTGGTGGGCAAGACGCGTTGTTTTTATGTTTCGTCCGATGCGGTGCGCCCTTCGCCCCCGGTCCCCGCCGGACTGCTCGCGGCGGATGGACCCAATGCCATTCCCTCGGAAATCATTGAGACACCGAGCGGGGTGCGTTTTTTGACGACGTTGCGTTGCGTCATGCCGGAGCGTTTGGAATCCCGCGTTCAGCGGGTTGTGCCCAAGGTTTCCATCGGTTGCCGGCTGGTCACCCCCAACGTCTATTCGTCCGCGGAGTATTGCGAATTCGACGTCGCGGCCTCCGCGGCCAGCCCTTTGATTGAATTTCATGGACATTGGGATGGGCGGCAGTGGCAATTGAAAGAGAGCCAGAAGGCGAGTCATTCCCATCTGCTCATGAGCGTGGTCGATCAAAGCCTGATGGATCGAGTGCCCAAGCTGATGGAAATGCTTGGCGTCAAGTTCCCGTCCTACTACGGGGAGAAGCCGAAGTGCCGGGTGACGAAGAATTTTCCGGGTCTGTTCGCGGCCTGGGTGAAGTCGATGCCGCCGGAAATCCTTCTCAAACTCGACAAGCCGCTGAAGACCATCGTGGAGGGCGATGTTTCGGCCACCGTGAAGCTGCAGGTGGAGGAGGACGGCGTCGATTGGTTCAATCTGCGTGTGACGGTGGATACGAAAGCCACGGATTTGACTTCCGAGGAAATCAAGGCGCTGTTGGATGCCAGGGGATCGTTTGTGCGTTTGAAAGGGAAGGGGTGGCGGCGGCTTGCTTATGACCTGACCCCCGAGGAGGACGAGAAGCTCGCCAAGCTGGGATTGAGTCCGCACGAGCTCTCTTCCGAGCCTCAGCGTCTGCATGCGTTGCAACTGGCCAATGAGGCGGCGAAAAAGTTTCTGCCCGCCGCGCAAATTGAAAAGATCGAGCGTCGGGCCTCTGAGATACGAACCCGGATCACCCCCCATCAACCGGCTGCTGTGAAGGCTGAATTGAGGCCTTACCAGACCGATGGATACCATTTTCTGGCCTATCTTGCCTCGAACCGCTTTGGCGGAATCTTGGCTGATGACATGGGCCTGGGGAAAACACTCCAGGCGCTGACCTGGCTGGCCTGGTTGCGCAAGGAGTTGCACGAGTCCGGACCCGTCCTGGTGGTCTGCCCCAAGTCCGTGACTGACAACTGGCGTTCGGAGGCTGCCAAGTTTACCCCGGAATTGAGAGTCCGGTTGTGGACCGCCGCAGATGTGGGTCAGTTGGCCGAGCAGGCAGGCTCCGCCGACCTTCATATCCTCAACTATGTGCAGTTGCGCATGACGGCGGAACTTGTCGCCGGCATCGCCTGGTCGGTGGTCATCCTGGATGAGGGGCAGAACATCAAGAATCCGGATTCGAAGACCGCGCAAGCGTCGCGGGCGTTAAAGGCGGTGCATCGGCTCGTCCTTTCTGGAACCCCCATCGAAAATCGGCTGCTGGATTTGTGGAGCTTGATGGCGTTTGCCATGCCCGGGGCGCTGGGGAACCGGTCTCAATTCATGCGGACGTATGACGCCAAGGGAGATCCACTGGCGCGGCAACGCCTCACCGCGCGGGTGCGCCCCTTCCTGCTTCGCCGCACGAAGGGCCAAGTGGCGCGGGACTTGCCGGACCGCATCGAAGAGGATCTCTTCTGCGAATTGGAGGGCGAGCAAAAGCGGCTGTATCAAGCCGAACTGAAACTGGCGCAACAGCGATTGTTGGGGGTGAAATCCGACGAGCAACTCGCCAAAGAACGATTTCATTTTCTCACTTCGCTTCTGCGGCTGCGTCAAATCTGCTGTCATGTCGGTCTCATCAAGGAAGGCGCGGTGGATGAGAGCGCCAAACTCAACGCGCTGCTCGACATGCTGGAACCGCTCATGGAGGAAGGGCACAAGGTGCTCGTGTTTTCCCAGTTCGTCGGAATGCTGAATCTCCTGGAGACGGCTTTTGAGGAAAAGGCCTACCGCACTTTCAAACTGACGGGGAGCACGGAGGATCGCGGCGATCTGGTCCGGGATTTCCAGGCCGCGGAGGGTTCGGCCATTTTTCTGATTTCGCTCAAAGCGGGCGGCTTTGGATTGAATCTGACCGCGGCGAGTTACGTGGTATTGTTCGATCCCTGGTGGAATCCCGCCGTGGAGAACCAGGCCATCGACCGCACGCACCGGATCGGCCAGAGTTCCAAGGTTATTGCTTACCGGCTGCTCATCAAGAACAGCATCGAAGAAAAAATCCGGCAATTGCAGAAGCAGAAGTCGAGTCTCGCCTCCGATCTGCTGGGTGAGGAAAAGTTCGCCCAAAGTTTGACCATGGAAGATCTGCAATTTCTCCTGGCCTGAAGCCGCAGGCCGGAGTGGCGGGCGGCCTTAACCGCAGTTTTCGACGGAATCGCGAATCGCCTTCCTAAACTGGGGGATGCCTTCGTCGAAGGCCGCGGCGATCGGAAGCACGGGCGTTTTGGGAATACGGCGCTTGAACTTGCGCAGGTTCGATTCCGCAACCTCTTCATCCATCTTGTTGGCGACCACCAAGCGCGGGCGCTGCAGCAAGGCGGGATCATAAAGTTCGAGCTCCGCCAGCAATTCCCGATAATCCTGCCAAGGTTCGCGTCCATCGGTTCCGGCCATGTCGAGCAGAATGACCAGGACTTTGCACCGTTGGATGTGGCGAAGGAACGCGTGGCCGAGTCCGACGTTCTTGTGCGCTCCGGCAATCAAACCGGGCACATCGCACACCGTGAGCCGGCAGTAATCCTCGTATTCGACGATGCCGATCTGGGGGTGGAGCGTGGTGAACGGATACGGCGCGATCTTGGGGCGGGCGCGCGAGATCGCGGTCAGGAGGGTGGATTTGCCGGCGTTGGGAAAGCCCACGAGTCCAACCTCGGCCATGATGCGCAGTTCGAGCTGAAAGTCGCCTTCGTCGCCCGGCTCTCCGGGTTGGGCGAAGCGGGGAGTTTGCCGGCGAGCGGTCGCGAAATTGCGGTTGCCCAACCCTCCCCGGCCACCCCGGCAGAGCACAAACTGCTGGCCATGTTCTGTCAAATCCGCCACCCATTGCTTTTCCCCGGATCCTCCGTCTGGAATGATGGGATCTGGCTCCTGTTCGAGATCGATTTCCTGGGCGCGCTCGCGCCCTGAGTAACGCATGACAGGCCGCCTGCCGGTCGCGCTCAGCAGAGTGGGGCGGGTGGGTTCGGCCTCAGTTTCAGGTTCAGGTCCCGGTTTGCTGGGAATCTCCTCGTCTTGGGGGGAGGCGACCCGAGGCAGTTTCCAGACGACGGTTCCGCATGGAACTTTGACGAGGAGGACCTTTCCCGCGTGGCCGTCCATGCCTTTGCCCATGCCTGCTTCACCATTTTGGGCGATGAGGCGGGGCTTGTAGTATTGTTCGATGAGGTTGTTGAGGTCGTGATCCGCTTGCAAGATGACGTCGCCGCCGCGTCCGCCATTGCCGCCGCTGGGGCCGCCTTTGGGCACGAAGGCTTCTCGGTGGAAGGCGACGCAGCCCTTGCCGCCGTGGCCGGCCCGCGCGTAGATCTTGATCTCGTCGATGAACACGAAGGAAACGGGTTGGGTGAAGAAAAAAGGCGAGGTTGAGGAACCTCGCCTTGCGCCCCGGGTGCCCGTGGGCAAATCTTAGTTGTTGGCGGTGGAGGGAATCACACTGACGCGTTTGCTGTTCTTTTCGAATTTCACGTGGCCGTCGGTCTTCGCGAACAGAGTCCAGTCCCGACCGGTGCCGACATTCTGGCCGGCGGTGAATTTCGTCCCGCGCTGGCGCACGAGAATGCTGCCTGCGGTGACGAATTGACCGCCGTATTCCTTGACGCCAAGCCTTTTGCTGACGCTGTCGCGTCCGTTCTTAACGCTGCCGCCGCCTTTCTTGTGTGCCATAAGTTGAAGTGAGGGAAAAGGGTGGTGCGACGGTTTAGCCCGTGATTTCTTTGATGAGGACGACGGAAAGTTCCTGCCGGTGTCCGATCGTCTTGTGGTAACCCTTGCGGCGCTTCATCTTGAATGTGAGCTTCTTGTCGCCGCGTTTGTGTTCCACCACATCCGCGACGATGGAGGCTTGCGCCACGGTGGGGGATCCCACGGAGATGTTGCCGTCTTTATTGACCAGCAAGACGCGGTCAAAGGTGAAGGGTTGTCCCGCCTCGGCTTCGATCCGCTCGATTTCGAGGAGGTCGCCTGCCGAGACACGATATTGTTTACCGCCGGTTTCGAATACTGCGTACATAGTCACCCTGATTTTGGGAACGCAGATGCAAGCAAACGAGCCCGGGCGTGTCAACCTCTTGTTTTTCTCTTTCCGCCCTCGTCGCCTCCCGGTAAAACGCCTCTGGCGTTGCATCGGTAGCTCAATTGGATAGAGCTTCTGACTTCGGATCAGAGGGTTGCAGGTTCGAGTCCTGCCCGATGCACCAGTTTTGAATCAACGACTTACGCTGATTCTGCGAAGGCGGTCGAAAGGCCGCCTTCGCCATCGCCTCCGCTCCGCGGCCGGGCGGGTTTGGTGGTGAAGACGGTCGAGGAGGAAAATAGACGCAGACGCAGGAGAACTTGATTGAAGACGCGACGGGCGATGCATCAGCTTAAGGGGCGATGGCGAATTCGCGGCCGGACATTCGAACGATTTTTCCGCAACAACTGACAGCGACCCTGTCGGAATGGGGGCATCCAACCTACCGGGCGGATCAAATCACCCAGTGGGTCCATCGCGCTCGCGCGGCGAGTTGGGATGAGATGACGAACGTTCCTGGGGAACTGCGCGAGCGATTGGCCGAAACGTTCTCCCTGCATCCCCTTGAGTTGGTGGCGGTCCAGGGTTCCGGGGATACCACCCGCAAATTTCTTTGGCGTTTGCGGGACGGGTCGCTCATCGAGAGCGTGTTGATTCCGGCGAATCCGGCCCTTTACGGCGAGTCGAGCGACCGGCATACCCTTTGCGTCTCGACCCAAGTCGGCTGCGCGTACGGATGCCGGTTTTGCGCCAGCGGCCTGGAGGGGTGGAAACGGAATCTGGAGCCTGAGGAGATTGTGGGTCAGGTTTATGCTGTTGAGCGCTGGCATCAAGACCAGCGGCGAAAGGAGGGTGGGCTCATCGAGAAGGCGAAGGAACGGCTGGTGAGCAATCTCGTGATCATGGGCATGGGCGAGCCGCTGGCCAACTACGAGCGACTGATGCAGGCTTTGCGGATTCTCAATGCCTCGTGGGGAGGTGGATTGGGGGCGCGGAAGATCACGGTTTCCACGAGCGGTCTGGCGCCGCAAATCCGGCAGTTGGCGAACGAGCCTGAGCAATTCCAACTGGCCATTTCGCTGCACGGGGCGACGGATCCGGTCCGGAACCGCATCATGCCTGTCAACCGGAAATACCCGCTGGGGGTGCTGATGGAGGCTTGCGCTTATTTTCGCGAAGCGAAGTCTCGCCTGATTACTTTTGAATACATCTTGCTGGCCGGCATCAACGACACTCCGGGCGATGCCAAGGCGCTCGGCGAACTGGCCTTCAAGCTGAAGGCCAAGGTCAATCTCATTCCTTACAACCGAGTCGAAGGACTGCCGTGGGAACGGCCCGAGGAGCCTGAACAAGAGGCTTTCCTGAGTCGGCTCAGAGAAGGTGGCGTTACGGCCACGCTCCGGCGGGAGAAGGGGCACGATATCGACGCCGCGTGCGGGCAGTTGCGATTGCGCGTCGAGAAGGCTCAGGCCGAGAGCGGAGAGGAAAAGAACGAGGCTCAGAACTCCTGACCTGGCGTGGAATCAGGTTGAGCCCGCTTGGCGGTAGATGAGGCGGAGGTGGGAAGAATGGTTTCCGTTTGCGAACCATGACTTGGAGCGTATCGGGAGCATTCTTTTCGGAGGTGCCAGTTTCGCCCGCCCTCCTCACAAGGATGCGCAAGCCTTGGCCGTCGCGGGCTTCTGATCCGAAGGTCAGGTCGTGTCCGCACGGCTGGCGCTCTACCAATCGCCATTCATGCAGTCGGCGAAGATCGCGCGTTGGATGCGTTCCTCGGCCATTGCGCGGTAGTCGAGATCGGCTGCCGAGTTCAGAGGGTCCGATCTGTGAACTTCTCCGCGCGCCGGGAGCGAAGTTCTCCAACAGGCGGAATCCCTCCAATCCACGGTCTCGATGCCGCGCGTGTGGGTGAGCTGAGGGAAGAAATCCTCCATGGTTCTCTTGGCTCGGATGGAATCTTCCAACACTTGGGCGAGGGTTTCGCGAAGGGCAGGGCGGGCTGCTCGGCGAAATCGAGACAAATCTCCTGCGCTTGTTGGTTTGCCGTCGCACCAGGCCCGCCACATGGGAGCCTTGGTGCACAGTTCCTCGATTTCTTCTGACGGATAGATGCCCCGCGCGTAGGCCATCGTGAGGATGGAGAGAAGTGAACGGAACCTTATTCGGGTTGAACAGAACTCAGGGGCGCCCACGACGGAACTCCGGGCGTGAAAGAGTCCCGCCCTCGTTACGAGAGCCCACGCATCGGCCTGAAGGAGGTGAAGCATG
The Verrucomicrobiota bacterium genome window above contains:
- the rlmN gene encoding 23S rRNA (adenine(2503)-C(2))-methyltransferase RlmN; its protein translation is MANSRPDIRTIFPQQLTATLSEWGHPTYRADQITQWVHRARAASWDEMTNVPGELRERLAETFSLHPLELVAVQGSGDTTRKFLWRLRDGSLIESVLIPANPALYGESSDRHTLCVSTQVGCAYGCRFCASGLEGWKRNLEPEEIVGQVYAVERWHQDQRRKEGGLIEKAKERLVSNLVIMGMGEPLANYERLMQALRILNASWGGGLGARKITVSTSGLAPQIRQLANEPEQFQLAISLHGATDPVRNRIMPVNRKYPLGVLMEACAYFREAKSRLITFEYILLAGINDTPGDAKALGELAFKLKAKVNLIPYNRVEGLPWERPEEPEQEAFLSRLREGGVTATLRREKGHDIDAACGQLRLRVEKAQAESGEEKNEAQNS